The Apium graveolens cultivar Ventura chromosome 11, ASM990537v1, whole genome shotgun sequence genome has a window encoding:
- the LOC141695992 gene encoding uncharacterized protein LOC141695992, with amino-acid sequence MGPFPRANEDLRYVLVAIDYMTKWAEAKAMRTINQQDCIKFVDMIVMRTILRGLEKRLEDSKKNWPEELPKVLWSYRTTSRTGTGETPFKLAYGIEARLPVETGSPSHTVTNFDKVSNIEGLRTNLELLDEVRDRAVEKMESCKEKTKLYFAKKARIREYVAGDLVLRDTEASDPINQGKLQPNWEDPYIVKKVIRPGTYKLNYLSGTEVPNTWHGTRLRKFYQYEKGAHSGNTSTFIL; translated from the exons ATGGGCCCTTTCCCTCGGGCAAATGAGGACCTGCGTTACGTTCTGGTAGCAATAGATTATATGACTAAGTGGGCGGAGGCCAAGGCTATGAGAACCATTAACCAGCAAGACTGCATCAAGTTTGTGGACATGATTGtaatgag AACCATACTCCGAGGTCTGGAAAAGAGACTGGAAGACTCTAAAAAGAACTGGCCGGAAGAACTCCCGAAGGTTTTATGGTCATACAGAACTACCTCCCGGACAGGAACCGGGGAGACTCCATTCAAGCTTGCCTACGGTATCGAAGCCCGGTTACCGGTAGAGACCGGATCCCCTTCACATACAGTGACCAACTTTGACAAGGTCTCCAATATAGAAGGCCTCAGAACCAACCTCGAACTCCTGGATGAAGTAAGAGATCGGGCCGTAGAAAAAATGGAAAGCTGCAAAGAAAAAACAAAGCTTTACTTTGCGAAGAAGGCCAGGATAAGGGAATACGTTGCGGGAGATCTGGTGCTCCGGGACACTGAAGCCTCGGACCCTATTAATCAGGGAAAACTACAGCCGAACTGGGAAGACCCTTATATAGTCAAGAAAGTGATCCGTCCGGGAACTTACAAGCTGAACTACCTCAGCGGAACCGAAGTCCCCAACACCTGGCACGGGACCCggctaaggaaattctaccagtaCGAAAAAGGTGCACACTCGGGGAACACCTCTACATTTATACTATGA
- the LOC141695993 gene encoding uncharacterized protein LOC141695993: MECTFPEAPETPKTRSEGEKESNNRDSWTLYVDGSATAERSRAGLILSSPDEFAIQQAITFAFKATNNQAEYEALLSGLRLAKSLGVRNLKIYSDSQIVVRQTNGEYIAKDPKLARYQEMVRAILKTISDSTILQINREENVKADELSKLVQNTSDLSSSVYFEELGAPSTDRPEVLCVSSPENWMTPYIAFLKDGTLPEDQNKARYLKYKATRFFLEDTQLYRRTFSAPTLKCVDLDEADYYLREVHEGICGDHLAAKALAYKVIRQGYYWPTIHADSVTYVKKCSKCQKFSNVPK; the protein is encoded by the coding sequence ATGGAATGCACCTTTCCGGAAGCCCCAGAGACGCCTAAAACCCGATCCGAAGGGGAGAAAGAGTCTAACAACCGGGATTCTTGGACATTATATGTTGATGGCTCGGCTACAGCCGAAAGGTCCAGAGCCGGCCTGATCCTCTCCAGCCCGGATGAATTCGCAATCCAGCAGGCCATTACCTTCGCCTTCaaagcaacaaacaaccaggctGAATATGAAGCTCTACTCTCCGGGCTCAGGTTAGCCAAATCCCTTGGAGTAAGGAATTTAAAAATTTATAGTGATTCTCAGATTGTGGTAAGGCAAACCAATGGTGAATATATCGCAAAAGATCCTAAATTGGCCCGGTATCAGGAAATGGTTAGAGCAATCCTGAAAACCATCTCGGACTCAACCATCTTGCAGATAAACAGAGAGGAAAATGTGAAAGCAGACGAGCTGTCCAAGCTCGTCCAGAATACTTCAGATTTAAGCAGCTCGGTTTACTTCGAGGAGCTCGGAGCCCCCAGCACCGATCGGCCCGAAGTATTATGTGTTAGTAGCCCGGAGAATTGGATGACTCCTTACATAGCCTTTCTCAAGGACGGCACCCTTCCGGAAGATCAGAATAAAGCCCGGTACCTCAAGTATAAGGCTACACGCTTCTTTTTAGAAGATACTCAGTTATACCGGAGAACTTTCTCTGCACCAACGTTAAAGTGCGTTGATCTGGATGAAGCGGATTACTATCTCCGGGAGGTTCACGAGGGGATCTGCGGGGATCACCTAGCCGCTAAAGCTCTAGCCTACAAGGTCATCAGACAAGGCTACTATTGGCCAACAATCCACGCTGACTCAGTCACCTATGTCAAGAAATGCAGCAAGTGCCAGAAGTTCAGCAACGTACCAAAATAA